The sequence below is a genomic window from Methylotuvimicrobium alcaliphilum 20Z.
GTCGACAAGAAGATTGGTTTATTGTCAATAACCTTGAAGATTACGATGCGAACTTGGGCTATATCAAGCCCGAGCATCTCAATCTATATATTGCTTGAGCCTGCACAGATGGCAAAGGTCATTTATAAAGCTTCGCATTTAATCACGAAATTTTTGCGAAATAGCCGTTATCCATGAGGAGCATATGTGAAAAATAAAGTTCATTGTTTAGATGTATGGGGCGATTTGGCCTGTTTCAGTCGACCGGAAATGAAAGTCGAGCGCTACAGCTATCCAATCATCACGCCTTCTGCGGCGCGTGGTATTTTCGATGCGATTTATTTCAAAAAGGAATATGACTTTTACTGGCAAATCGAACGTATCGAACTGCTTAAACCGCCCAAATACATTGCGTTACGACGCAATGAAGTCAAAGATAAAATATCGGCGTCGGAAGTGCAAAAGTGGATGAAGGGAACTAAGGCAATCACGCCGCTATGGGCGGATGGAACGCGGGACGAATTGGGAACCGATCAAAAAGGACGGACGCAACGTCAAACGATGGCCTTAAAAAATGTTAGGTATCGACTTCATGCCCGTATCCAAAGCCGTGATACCAAGGCAAACCTGAATGCCATGAACGCTCAGTTCGAGCGCAGAGCCTCCCAAGGCAAATGTTTCTATCAGCCGTATTTCGGTTGCCGGGAATTTCCGGCATTTTTCGAACTGGTCCAAAACAATCCTGAAACGAAGCCTGTCGATCTCGACTTGGATTTGGGGTGGATGCTTTATGACGTTTTCGATTTAAGCCGATCCAACGACTCTCAAGCCAAGCCGGCGATCAGCGTTTTTCATGCGGAACTGAAAAGCGGCGTTATGCGGGTACCCGATTACGAAAGCGAGGCTGTACGCAAAACGGAGCATGATAATGTTGAATGAGGTCTTGGCACATGCCGAACGTGCCGGCATCAAAACCGAGCCGGGTTTCAGCGTCAAATCGGCAAAGTGGGCGATTGTGATCGGCAAACAAGCCGAGATTACGGGGTTGATACCGTTGGGCGACGGTAAAACCGGTCTTGAATTTGCGTGTTGTCCCGATCTTTCACAAAGTGAAATGATCACCGGCAGTCTGACGCGTAGCCAGTTTTTATTGGAATCGTTGGCCGTCGTGGCGCTTTATTACAAGGAAAGTACCGACGAAAAGGAAGTTGATAAATAT
It includes:
- the cas5c gene encoding type I-C CRISPR-associated protein Cas5c, with the protein product MKNKVHCLDVWGDLACFSRPEMKVERYSYPIITPSAARGIFDAIYFKKEYDFYWQIERIELLKPPKYIALRRNEVKDKISASEVQKWMKGTKAITPLWADGTRDELGTDQKGRTQRQTMALKNVRYRLHARIQSRDTKANLNAMNAQFERRASQGKCFYQPYFGCREFPAFFELVQNNPETKPVDLDLDLGWMLYDVFDLSRSNDSQAKPAISVFHAELKSGVMRVPDYESEAVRKTEHDNVE